The Macaca thibetana thibetana isolate TM-01 chromosome 19, ASM2454274v1, whole genome shotgun sequence genome has a segment encoding these proteins:
- the SYDE1 gene encoding rho GTPase-activating protein SYDE1 isoform X2, with translation MAEPLLRKTFSRLRGREKLPRKKSDAKERGPGVPGSGEPAGEIWYNPIPEEDPRPPAPEPPGPQPGSAEPEGLAPQGAAPASPPAKASRTKSPGPARRLSIKMKKLPELRRRLSLRGPRAGRERERAAPAGSVISRYHLDSSVGGPGRAAGPGGTRSPRAGYLSDGDSPERPAGPPSPTSFRPYEVGPTARAPPAALWGRLSLHLYGLGGLRPAPGATPRDLCCLLQVDGEARARTGPLRGGPDFLRLDHTFHLELEAARLLRALVLAWDPGVRRHRPCAQGTVLLPTVFRGCQAQQLAVRLEPQGLLYAKLTLSEQQEAPATAEPRVFGLPLPLLVERERPPGQVPLIIQKCVGQIEHRGLRVVGLYRLCGSAAVKKELRDAFERDSAAVCLSEDLYPDINVITGILKDYLRELPTPLITQPLYQVVLEAMARDPPNRAPPTTEGTRGLLSCLPDVERATLTLLLDHLRLVSSFHAYNRMTPQNLAVCFGPVLLPARQAPTRPRARSSGPGLASAVDFKRHIEVLHYLLQSWPDPRLPGEAPDVAPYLRPKRQPPLHLPLADPEVVTRPRGRGGPESPPSNRYAGDWSVCGRDFLSCGRDFLSGPDYDHVTGSDSEDEDEDVGEPRVTADFEDDFDAPFNPHLNLKDFDALILDLERELSKQINVCL, from the exons ATGGCCGAGCCGCTACTCAGGAAAACCTTCTCCCGCCTGCGGGGCCGGGAGAAACTTCCCCGGAAAAAGTCGGACGCCAAGGAGcgcg GGCCTGGGGTACCTGGCAGTGGAGAACCCGCGGGTGAGATCTGGTACAACCCCATCCCTGAGGAAGACCCCAGACCTCCAGCACCTGAGCCCCCAGGGCCACAGCCAGGCTCAGCTGAGCCAGAGGGCCTGGCCCCCCAAG GTGCAGCCCCTGCCAGCCCCCCGGCCAAAGCCTCCCGCACCAAGTCCCCGGGCCCCGCCAGGCGCCTCTCCATAAAGATGAAGAAGCTGCCGGAACTGCGGCGCCGCCTGAGCCTGCGAGGCCCCCGGGCTGGCAGGGAGCGCGAGAGGGCTGCCCCTGCGGGCTCCGTCATCAGCCGCTACCACCTGGACAGCAGCGTGGGGGGCCCCGGGCGGGCAGCAGGGCCCGGGGGCACCCGGAGCCCGAGGGCCGGTTACCTCAGCGACGGAGACTCACCGGAGCGCCCAGCTGGGCCCCCGTCGCCCACCTCCTTCCGGCCCTACGAGGTGGGTCCCACAGCCCGGGCACCCCCGGCTGCACTCTGGGGCCGCCTCAGCCTGCACCTGTACGGTCTCGGAGGGCTGCGGCCAGCGCCAGGGGCCACCCCCAGAGACCTCTGCTGCCTACTACAAGTGGATGGGGAGGCCCGGGCCCGAACAGGGCCGCTGCGAGGGGGGCCGGACTTCCTGCGGCTGGACCACACTTTCCACCTGGAGTTGGAGGCCGCCAGGCTCCTGCGCGCCCTGGTGCTTGCATGGGACCCTGGCGTGAGAAGGCACCGGCCCTGTGCCCAGGGCACCGTGCTGCTGCCCACGGTCTTCCGAG GGTGCCAGGCCCAACAGCTGGCCGTGCGCCTGGAGCCCCAGGGGCTGCTCTATGCCAAGCTGACCCTGTCGGAGCAGCAGGAAGCCCCTGCCACAGCTGAGCCCCGCGTCTTCgggctgccactgccactgctggtGGAGCGGGAGCGGCCCCCGGGCCAGGTGCCCCTCATCATCCAGAAGTGCGTTGGGCAGATCGAGCACCGAGGGCTGCGG GTAGTGGGACTGTACCGTCTATGTGGTTCAGCGGCAGTGAAGAAAGAGCTTCGGGATGCCTTTGAGCGGGACAGTGCAGCGGTCTGCCTATCTGAGGACCTGTACCCCGATATCAATGTCATCACTG GCATCCTCAAGGATTATCTTCGAGAGTTGCCCACTCCGCTCATCACCCAGCCCCTGTATCAGGTGGTACTGGAGGCCATGGCTCGGGACCCCCCAAACAGAGCTCCCCCCACCACTGAGGGCACCCGAGGGCTTCTCAGCTGCCTGCCGGATGTGGAAAGA GCCACCCTGACGCTTCTCCTGGACCACCTGCGCCTTGTCTCCTCCTTCCATGCCTACAATCGCATGACCCCACAGAACTTGGCCGTGTGCTTCGGGCCTGTGCTGCTGCCGGCACGCCAGGCACCCACAAGGCCTCGTGCCCGCAGCTCCGGCCCAGGCCTCGCCAGTGCAGTGGACTTCAAGCGCCACATCGAGGTGCTGCACTACCTGCTGCAGTCTTGGCCAG ATCCCCGCCTGCCCGGAGAAGCTCCAGATGTCGCGCCGTACTTACGACCCAAACGACAACCACCTCTGCACTTACCGCTGGCAGACCCCGAAGTGGTGACTCGGCCCCGCGGCCGAGGAGGCCCTGAGAGCCCCCCGAGCAACCGCTACGCCGGCGACTGGAGCGTTTGCGGGCGGGACTTCCTGTCTTGTGGGCGGGACTTCCTGTCCGGGCCAGACTACGACCACGTGACGGGCAGTGACAGCGAGGACGAGGACGAGGACGTCGGTGAGCCGAGGGTCACCGCTGACTTCGAAGATGACTTCGATGCACCCTTCAACCCGCACCTGAATCTCAAAGACTTCGACGCCCTCATCCTGGATCTGGAGAGAGAGCTCTCCAAGCAAATCAACGTGTGCCTCTGA
- the SYDE1 gene encoding rho GTPase-activating protein SYDE1 isoform X1, translating into MAEPLLRKTFSRLRGREKLPRKKSDAKERGRPAQRPEPSPPEPEPQAPEGSQAGAEGPPSPEASRSPARGAYLQSLEPSSRRWVLGGAKPAEDTSLGPGVPGSGEPAGEIWYNPIPEEDPRPPAPEPPGPQPGSAEPEGLAPQGAAPASPPAKASRTKSPGPARRLSIKMKKLPELRRRLSLRGPRAGRERERAAPAGSVISRYHLDSSVGGPGRAAGPGGTRSPRAGYLSDGDSPERPAGPPSPTSFRPYEVGPTARAPPAALWGRLSLHLYGLGGLRPAPGATPRDLCCLLQVDGEARARTGPLRGGPDFLRLDHTFHLELEAARLLRALVLAWDPGVRRHRPCAQGTVLLPTVFRGCQAQQLAVRLEPQGLLYAKLTLSEQQEAPATAEPRVFGLPLPLLVERERPPGQVPLIIQKCVGQIEHRGLRVVGLYRLCGSAAVKKELRDAFERDSAAVCLSEDLYPDINVITGILKDYLRELPTPLITQPLYQVVLEAMARDPPNRAPPTTEGTRGLLSCLPDVERATLTLLLDHLRLVSSFHAYNRMTPQNLAVCFGPVLLPARQAPTRPRARSSGPGLASAVDFKRHIEVLHYLLQSWPDPRLPGEAPDVAPYLRPKRQPPLHLPLADPEVVTRPRGRGGPESPPSNRYAGDWSVCGRDFLSCGRDFLSGPDYDHVTGSDSEDEDEDVGEPRVTADFEDDFDAPFNPHLNLKDFDALILDLERELSKQINVCL; encoded by the exons ATGGCCGAGCCGCTACTCAGGAAAACCTTCTCCCGCCTGCGGGGCCGGGAGAAACTTCCCCGGAAAAAGTCGGACGCCAAGGAGcgcg GCCGCCCAGCCCAGCGCCCAGAGCCCAGCCCTCCAGAGCCAGAGCCCCAGGCTCCCGAAGggtcccaggctggagcagagggGCCCCCTAGCCCTGAGGCATCAAGGAGCCCTGCACGGGGGGCCTACCTGCAAAGCCTGGAGCCCAGCAGCCGCCGATGGGTGCTGGGTGGGGCCAAGCCAGCTGAGGACACCTCTTTAGGGCCTGGGGTACCTGGCAGTGGAGAACCCGCGGGTGAGATCTGGTACAACCCCATCCCTGAGGAAGACCCCAGACCTCCAGCACCTGAGCCCCCAGGGCCACAGCCAGGCTCAGCTGAGCCAGAGGGCCTGGCCCCCCAAG GTGCAGCCCCTGCCAGCCCCCCGGCCAAAGCCTCCCGCACCAAGTCCCCGGGCCCCGCCAGGCGCCTCTCCATAAAGATGAAGAAGCTGCCGGAACTGCGGCGCCGCCTGAGCCTGCGAGGCCCCCGGGCTGGCAGGGAGCGCGAGAGGGCTGCCCCTGCGGGCTCCGTCATCAGCCGCTACCACCTGGACAGCAGCGTGGGGGGCCCCGGGCGGGCAGCAGGGCCCGGGGGCACCCGGAGCCCGAGGGCCGGTTACCTCAGCGACGGAGACTCACCGGAGCGCCCAGCTGGGCCCCCGTCGCCCACCTCCTTCCGGCCCTACGAGGTGGGTCCCACAGCCCGGGCACCCCCGGCTGCACTCTGGGGCCGCCTCAGCCTGCACCTGTACGGTCTCGGAGGGCTGCGGCCAGCGCCAGGGGCCACCCCCAGAGACCTCTGCTGCCTACTACAAGTGGATGGGGAGGCCCGGGCCCGAACAGGGCCGCTGCGAGGGGGGCCGGACTTCCTGCGGCTGGACCACACTTTCCACCTGGAGTTGGAGGCCGCCAGGCTCCTGCGCGCCCTGGTGCTTGCATGGGACCCTGGCGTGAGAAGGCACCGGCCCTGTGCCCAGGGCACCGTGCTGCTGCCCACGGTCTTCCGAG GGTGCCAGGCCCAACAGCTGGCCGTGCGCCTGGAGCCCCAGGGGCTGCTCTATGCCAAGCTGACCCTGTCGGAGCAGCAGGAAGCCCCTGCCACAGCTGAGCCCCGCGTCTTCgggctgccactgccactgctggtGGAGCGGGAGCGGCCCCCGGGCCAGGTGCCCCTCATCATCCAGAAGTGCGTTGGGCAGATCGAGCACCGAGGGCTGCGG GTAGTGGGACTGTACCGTCTATGTGGTTCAGCGGCAGTGAAGAAAGAGCTTCGGGATGCCTTTGAGCGGGACAGTGCAGCGGTCTGCCTATCTGAGGACCTGTACCCCGATATCAATGTCATCACTG GCATCCTCAAGGATTATCTTCGAGAGTTGCCCACTCCGCTCATCACCCAGCCCCTGTATCAGGTGGTACTGGAGGCCATGGCTCGGGACCCCCCAAACAGAGCTCCCCCCACCACTGAGGGCACCCGAGGGCTTCTCAGCTGCCTGCCGGATGTGGAAAGA GCCACCCTGACGCTTCTCCTGGACCACCTGCGCCTTGTCTCCTCCTTCCATGCCTACAATCGCATGACCCCACAGAACTTGGCCGTGTGCTTCGGGCCTGTGCTGCTGCCGGCACGCCAGGCACCCACAAGGCCTCGTGCCCGCAGCTCCGGCCCAGGCCTCGCCAGTGCAGTGGACTTCAAGCGCCACATCGAGGTGCTGCACTACCTGCTGCAGTCTTGGCCAG ATCCCCGCCTGCCCGGAGAAGCTCCAGATGTCGCGCCGTACTTACGACCCAAACGACAACCACCTCTGCACTTACCGCTGGCAGACCCCGAAGTGGTGACTCGGCCCCGCGGCCGAGGAGGCCCTGAGAGCCCCCCGAGCAACCGCTACGCCGGCGACTGGAGCGTTTGCGGGCGGGACTTCCTGTCTTGTGGGCGGGACTTCCTGTCCGGGCCAGACTACGACCACGTGACGGGCAGTGACAGCGAGGACGAGGACGAGGACGTCGGTGAGCCGAGGGTCACCGCTGACTTCGAAGATGACTTCGATGCACCCTTCAACCCGCACCTGAATCTCAAAGACTTCGACGCCCTCATCCTGGATCTGGAGAGAGAGCTCTCCAAGCAAATCAACGTGTGCCTCTGA